The proteins below come from a single Chryseobacterium bernardetii genomic window:
- a CDS encoding M20/M25/M40 family metallo-hydrolase, with the protein MNKNYLFSLLGLFLFSIGNAQSYKKPLVSAIKEADLRKDMYELAADQFWGREAGTLDELKVSMWLADKAKEAGMKPAGDNGTFFQFFDMYRHQTTPQSSLKIGDTSLKLWKDFLVAEPVNAAIDAEIVYAGNTEPEDLAQLNLKGKVLAVNASDKNIDKEMTLFVRRYPGFVRTKYYNKANELGAKAIIFITDDISEQSWAEVLPQMTRGTYGVEGLREKITNNIPVLWIKREHAGWVKNNPKVSLNLMTETYKYPSVNIIGKIEGTDPVLKKEYVLLSGHQDHDGIRHPVKNDTIYNGADDNASTCVAMLAMARAYKKQPGKRSILFVFHGAEERGLLGSRWHAAHPVVPKEDIVAVLNGDMIGRNDNNEAALLGGNAPHKNSEELVKMAEDANNESTKFKYLKDWDSPNHAEYFYFRSDHLPYAKAGIPAVFFTSVLHDQYHTPQDESENINYKKLYKMTEWMYRTSWKVANEAERPKVISNFTLER; encoded by the coding sequence ATGAATAAGAATTATCTTTTTTCCTTACTGGGTCTTTTTTTGTTCAGTATCGGAAATGCTCAAAGCTATAAAAAACCTTTGGTATCGGCCATTAAAGAGGCTGATCTCAGAAAAGATATGTATGAATTGGCAGCAGACCAGTTCTGGGGCCGTGAAGCAGGAACCTTAGATGAGTTAAAAGTATCGATGTGGCTGGCAGATAAGGCCAAAGAAGCCGGGATGAAACCTGCAGGCGATAATGGTACTTTTTTCCAGTTTTTTGATATGTACAGGCATCAGACAACTCCACAAAGCAGTCTGAAAATCGGAGATACCTCCTTGAAATTATGGAAAGATTTCCTTGTTGCTGAACCTGTAAATGCTGCTATAGATGCAGAAATTGTATATGCTGGAAATACTGAACCTGAAGATCTAGCCCAACTGAACCTTAAAGGAAAAGTGCTGGCTGTAAATGCTTCTGACAAGAATATTGATAAGGAAATGACTCTTTTCGTAAGAAGATATCCCGGATTTGTCAGAACAAAATATTACAATAAAGCGAACGAACTGGGAGCAAAGGCAATCATTTTCATTACTGATGATATTTCTGAACAGAGCTGGGCGGAAGTACTTCCTCAAATGACAAGAGGAACTTATGGAGTGGAAGGATTAAGAGAAAAGATCACCAATAATATTCCTGTTCTCTGGATCAAAAGAGAGCATGCAGGCTGGGTAAAAAATAACCCTAAAGTTTCTCTAAACCTGATGACTGAAACCTATAAATATCCTTCAGTAAACATCATCGGGAAAATTGAGGGAACAGACCCTGTTCTTAAAAAAGAATACGTTTTACTGAGCGGACACCAGGATCACGATGGAATCAGACATCCTGTAAAGAATGACACCATCTACAACGGTGCTGATGATAATGCCAGTACATGTGTTGCAATGCTGGCTATGGCAAGAGCTTACAAAAAGCAACCAGGGAAAAGAAGCATTCTGTTTGTATTCCATGGTGCTGAAGAAAGAGGCTTGCTCGGTTCAAGATGGCATGCAGCTCACCCGGTAGTTCCTAAAGAGGATATTGTAGCAGTACTGAATGGTGATATGATTGGAAGAAATGACAACAATGAAGCCGCTTTATTAGGAGGAAATGCTCCGCACAAAAACTCCGAGGAACTTGTAAAAATGGCTGAAGATGCCAATAATGAAAGTACAAAGTTCAAGTATTTAAAAGATTGGGATTCCCCGAATCATGCTGAATATTTTTACTTCCGGAGCGACCACCTTCCGTATGCAAAAGCAGGTATTCCGGCAGTGTTCTTCACTAGTGTACTGCATGACCAATACCACACTCCACAGGATGAATCTGAAAACATCAATTACAAAAAGCTGTATAAAATGACAGAATGGATGTACAGAACATCATGGAAAGTAGCCAATGAAGCTGAACGTCCGAAAGTAATTTCGAATTTTACGCTTGAAAGATAA